TAACGCATAGGATACATTGACCTCACGAAGTTTAGTGAGATAATAGAGTTGTGAGGGACAGAACGGACGCAACTTGATTATTAAGGGGGAAAATATATGAAACTTCAGCTATTAGCGGCCATGGCCTTAGCAACTCCCCTATTTTTCGCTAGCTCGGTGAGAGCCGAAAATCCGCAGGATTTACAAAAGCTGCTTTCAACTGGGGAATGTATCCAGTGTAATTTGTCGGGGGCTAACCTCAGTGGCGCTCATTTAATTGGTGCTGACTTGAGAGGCTCGAAGCTTGAAGGAGCAAACCTTGTAGGAGCTAACCTCGAAGGTGCTGACTTAACAGGTGCTAACTTGGCAGGTGCTAACCTAACATCAGCTTATGTAAGCAATGTTAATTTGAAGCAAACCAATCTTAACAGAGTAAATTTTACCGGCGCGACAATTCACGATTCTAATGTCTATAAAGCATCAATGAACGATCTAAATCTCACTGATGCCGAAATATTTAACACTGGAATTGGGATTGGTGGAGAAGATGCCGAAATTCCCGATTGGAAATAGGCTGAACTGAGTAGGCAGGTGAAAATAAACACAACATCAGAGAAACTGGTTTTTTGCCAGCATTATCTTTAAAATCTGCCTATACAAAAATAAACAATGAAACCCCTCTTGCTTGTAATCACTTTACTATGACGCAAGCTGAGGGGGTTTTTTATTGGGATTGAGCCGATTTGTCTTGGTGCTATTTTGAAAGCACATAATCAATGATGCTACTTACTACAGGGAAAACTCACTATCAAATTCGGAAAGTGAGGATGAAAACGATTATCACACCGTAGCAATCTCAAACCCTTCCCACTTCTTTACTCAGAACTGTTTCGCTGACTATAGCCCTGCAAACCACTCATAGCCCTGATCTTCCCAATAGCCTTTAAGAGGTAACAAACTGCTGACAAATGTAATTTGAGTCACCCACTTACTTTGCTTGTAGCCCAGTTTAATTGGGGATGCTAGACGTATGGGCGCACCATTATTAACTGATAATGGTTGTCCATTCTTTTGATAAGCCATCAGGGTTTGGGGATGTACAGCAGAGGCAAGATCCCAGCTTTCATAATAGCCATCAGCAGATTTAAAGTAGACATAACGAACGTTTGACTTCGGCTGTACCAGCGCTACTAAGTCTCGCAATCGCACACCTCCCCATTGAACGATCGCAGCCCAACCTTCAACACAGACATGGCGGATTACCATTGAAGTCAAGGGAAGTTTTTCAATATCCCCCATACTCAATTGCATCGGGTTACTAACCTCGCCATCAATCTTCAGGCGAAACTGCGCCGGATCAATTTGCGGTGTGAAATCAAAGGAATTGATGAGCAATTTGTCTGCTTCTATGGCACTAACAGGAAATTCTGGAACTGATTTCTGACTTAACAGGAGTGCTTCTAGACGTTGGTTTAGTGGTTCAGATATTTGCCGCAGATTATCTGAGAACAAATTTGTCCCACAGCCACCTAAAAGAAAGCCTACCCCTGAAAGTCCAGATAGTTGCAGTAATTGGCGACGGGATAAGGTGCGTTTGGGAAGAATCAGACTCATAAGACCTCTACAGGAACATAGACTTAACTAGACGGATACTTCCTACCTTCAGGGCAAGTAAGGAATGAGCAATTGTAAACAGTATGACTGTGGGAACAGTGATAAAGTGAACAGTGCGTAGAGTTTGCCAACTACCAAACAGCCCTGAAAGCCAATGCAGTTGGGCAGGTTTGTACATCGCCAGACCACTCAAGATTGCCAGCAGTAGCACTGGAATGATAGCAGTATAAACTAGCCGATGCCATGCGTAGTTCTTACGCTTTGGGTTCTGGCTGACTTGCAATGCTTTTAAGTCACCGCCATCGGCAAAGCGACGCTGCCAACGCCGAGTTACAAAGATATAAAGCCCATACCAAAGTAAATTTAGTGAAAACAGCCACATAGCAGCAAAATGCCAGTGTCTGCCACCGCCTAGCCAACCTCCCAGCAAGATAAAGTCAGGAAAATGCCAACCTTCACGCCCGCCAAATACTGGATTAGCATTATATATTTGCAATCCGCTAGTAATCATCAACATGAGACTGATGATATTAATCCAGTGAAAGGTCTTTGATAGAAAAGTCTGACTTGGTGTTGAGCGGACTTTGCGTTTAGATGAGATCATACCAATTTTGGATTTTGAATTTTGGATCTTAGATTTTTAGATTGTTCCCAGTCAGACTTTTGGATTGGGTCTTCTAATCCAAAATCTAAAATTGGCACGCTTATGGCTGTCTCATAGAGGTTGAGTAGGAAAAAACGGAGCCAGCCAAAGTTGTATCTGGACATCCCAACCGAGAAGAATAGCAATTGCTGTTGCTGCGATCGCTACGCCACCAACGCGCTGCAACACTGCACTATGGGGGCGAAGATTGAGGATTCGTTGGCTGAATACTCGTCCACCGTAGGCGATCGCTAATAAAGGTAAACCTGCTCCGATTCCATAAACAACCAATAGCCAAAATGCACCTGCGACTTGATGATTAACTGCCGCTAGAACTAAAATTCCTCCCAAAACCGGCCCAGCACAGGGAGTCCACAAAAGCCCCAACTGAGTTCCTAGCCAAAACTCACCCATGAGTCCGATTCGTGTGGGTTTCTTAGCCAAATTGCCGACTGGAATATAAGTAAATATTCGGTAACTCCAGGTAGGAAAAATTGCAATTAATCCCAAAAATAAAATAAGTGCGATCGCGCCACTCCTTAATAAATTAGCCAAACCCGTAAACCAGGCTGATGTTACACCAAGTAAGCTACCTGCCAGGGCAAAACTAGCAATTAATCCCCCTACCAGTGCTACTGGCCCGTAAGTATGCGATTGGAGCGATCGGCCTAATAGCACAGGCAAAATCGGTAAAACACAGGGTGAAAGGACGTTCAAAACTCCCCCCAATAAAGCCAGACTAATTGATAAAGTAGAAGTCGTCATAATTCCTTCTACCCCAATAGCTGGCGGATAGTTTGCTCTATTTTTTCGTATGCCCCTTCACCAATATGGTCATATTGTAGTAAGCCCTGGCGATCGGCTAAAAATATATGTGGCCAATACTGATTTTCGTAAGCGTTCCAAGTTTTATATTCGTTATCAACCGGAACCGGATAAGTAATTTTGTGTTGTTGTAACGCCTTTTTTATATTGTTTGGATCTCGCTCAAAAGCAAACTCTGGTGTATGGATACCAATCACCTTGAGTCCCTGCGACTCATACTGCTGATGCCATTTAGTGATGTAGGGCAGAGTACGCTGACAGTTAATACAAGCAAAAGTCCAAAACTGTATTAAGATAACACTGCCTTTGAGGTCAGCGATCGCTAAAGGGCTAGAATTAAGCCACTGACTGATACCCTGAAACTCTGGTAAACTCTTACCTGCCGGAGTTTTCACAGTAGTTTCTAAGTCTTGCGTATTGTTACTTTTTGCAGGAGAAATAGAAGGGGCATTCACTTTTCTAAAGTTGGAAAATGTTGTAGCTGCACCGATTCCGACAACCCCTAAGCCAAGATAAAAAAGTAACTGACGGCGGTAAAGTAGGTTGTGATTCATCAGAATTTCTCCTGTTGAGGTAAAAGCACCAAAGTATAGGGATTGGCTCAAAATTTTCCTGATAAGCAGCCCCTAATCTTAGTACAAAAAAAGTGAGATGCAAGGCTGTGGCTAGGGCTTGGTGGAAGCCGGGGATTGCTTCATAGCATCGCCAGCCTTATCTTTACCCATCGCATCTTTGCCCATAGCACCGCCAGCTTTATCTTTACTCATCGCATCGCCAGCTTTGTCTTTGCCCATCGCATCTTTGCCCATTGCATCGCCAGCTTTGTCTTTACCCATCGCATCTTTGCCCATTGCACCGCCAGCTTTGTCTTTACCCATCACATCTTTGCCCATAGCATCGCCAGCTTTATCTTTGCCCATAGCATCGCCAGCTTTATCTTTACTCATTGCAGGAGAGGCTTCAGGGGCAATTTGATTGTTGCTTGCAGGACTGCTAGAGCAAGCAGTGAGACTGGCGGTTAAGCTTAAACCAGCAATTAAACAAAGTATTTTCCAGTTCATAGTCTTCTTTCGTCCTTTGGATAGTTCTTTTTGTATTGATTGACTCAGAGGAAATTAAGCTAAAAGCAGATTCATAAAGGCTATTGAGATAAAGAAGATGCCTTCTTGTAGAGGATTTCATCAGACATTTACTACTGATGTTTGATTTATCCCGAACATCTAAAGTATCTCTATAATGGCTGAGAGCTTATTGAAACTAAGCCATAATTTTCATAAATTTATCCCTTGAGAAAATTTAGTTAATTCTCAGCATTTTCTCAGGTATTCATGGTAGCTCAAAGCCAAAATCTAATTTAGGTATTATTTCAGCAAAATCTCATACTGAAGAATGTAGAGATGTAGCTGCTACGTCTCTACAAGGGTTGTCGATAACACACATCTAATTTTTGGAGATGTTTAATCCTAAGAGTTTCAGAACAAACCTATCTCTGGCTGGCTATCCTGAACTTTGGAACATCCAAAAAATTGGTGCTTAAGACTTGATATGCGATGCCTACGGCAGCAAGCTACGCAACCCAATTTTCTTGTGTAATATTTTGTTAGTGAAGAATATCTGCGCTTTGATGATCCTGATACTAACCTATGGACAACAGAGGAACAAAGCGACTTTTAGAATATTTATGCAAATCTGACCATCATACCAGCGCTAACTAGCGATTAGGGCGGGCAGTATTACCCACCCTAAGACTTTAACTTGCTACTGCTTCAGCAGGGGCTGTCTCAACAGCAGTTAAAGGTAAATAAACACTAACTTTTTTACGGGTTTTGCCCTTTCTCTCAAACATTACAACACCGTCGATTAAGGCGAATAGAGTGTCATCGCTACCAATACCGACGTTGTTACCAGGATGAAATTTGGTACCGCGCTGACGCACGAGAATGTTTCCTGCACGCACAACTTGACCGCCATAACGCTTGACACCCAGACGTTGGGCATTAGAATCACGACCGTTGCGTGTACTACCTGTTCCTTTCTTATGAGCCATGATTTCCTCTTAATGTATCTACTTTTTTTATTATTCAGCAGCGGTTTCAACTTCTTCGGCAGGAGTCTCATCTAAAACGGGGGTTTCCTTCTCCGCTTCTCCTTGGGCAACAAATACTTCACCGTTAAGGGTGATGGAGTCAATCATAAGTCTGGTAATTTCCTGACGATGCCCCCGTTTTTTGCGGGTTTTCTTTTTCGGCTTCATCTTGTATACCAAGACTTTACGACCTCTGTAATGTCGCATTACAGTCCCTTCTACAGTTGCACCTGTCACTAGTGGCTGTCCAATGCTGACTGCGCCATCGTGCTGCACGAGTAATACGGAGTCTATTGTAACTTTTTCATCTGGTTCGGTGGGAAGCAGTTCAATGTCATAAAACCGCCCTGGCTCTACTCGTATTTGTTTGCCGCCAGTTTCAATAATCGCGTAAGTCATGGAATTGTCCTTGAGGTTGCCGTACAGGTAGCTGGTTTTTATCTCGTTTAGAGAGGTTTTTGCCAGCTTTTGTAATATGTCTACCTGATCCGAGCAGGAATTAGACAGACAATCTAACATATTATTTTATCCACAGGTGCTAAGTCAAGCTTCCATTTGCCAAAATTCGTGATGGCGATCGCTTACCCAAAAATCAGAATTGATACTTTTTATTGAAATACAGCTTCTATCTTAAGAGTGATTTTTACAAACTACTAGAAATATTTTAGATTCAAACTTATAGTTTCTTATCAAAATCTCCACATTTCTCTTACTTATTTTAAAATTAAAATTACACAGCTTAATCTAATAGTTCTTTACAGAATTTAGTGAATCGAAAAAAATCAAATTACTACATTCAAACCTGATATTGAAAACAGGAGATGGATTTGTCATGACACAGCAAAATGCTACCCGACTTTTTCAAGCCGTAAAAAAAGATCAAGCATTGCAGCAAAAGCTTAAAGCAACAGCTGATCCAGAAGCTTTCATCAAGATTGCTAAAGAGCGTGGTTATGACTTCACAACTGATGAACTGGAAAATGAAATCAACAAGTTATCAGAAGAAGATTTAGCCGCCATTGTCAATCCAGGATGGGGAACTAGACGGCACATTCTTCCTAGATAATTCCTATTCTAGGAAACTGAAAATATAGGAACAACTGAATTGACAAGTTTTGCTCCTCAAGGGGATACCGTTGCATCATCTCTTTTAGGGGCATTTCTGTGAAATTAAGCAACTCTGCTTCCCATCTCCCCACCCAATACTTTTCGGTTAAACCCAATAATCTCTCTTTTGGTCTGGGGAAAGGGAAATTCAAACCCTTTCCGTTTCCCCTTTCCCCCTTCCCCCTTAACCGAAAAGTATTGTCTCCCCACCTGCCTAACTCATGAGTTAGGATGGCTATATTTTAATCAGGTGATATGGAAAGAATAGAAGTTGAGCAAAGAACTATTTTAATTGGTTTGGCAGGTAGCCACGGCTATGGTTTAAATCGTCCTGATTCAGACTTTGATTATCGGGGAGTATTTATCGCGCCCAAAAGGTACTACTTGGGATTTGATCGTATAGAACAAAAAGATACTGGTTGGGATGAACCAGGAATATTTTCATTTTTGAATGGTAACAAAGACACAGTTATATATGAATTAAGAAAAATCCTCCTGTTATTAGCGGGTGCAAACCCCAATGTTTTAGAATTGCTCTGGTTAAATAACTATCCTTTTGTAAGCGCAGTCGGACAGCATTTAATTAATCATAAGCAGCTATTTTTGAGTAAGAAGGTAAAACATACTTACACTGGTTATGCCTTTGCTCAAATCAAAAAGATGGAAACTCATCGTAAATGGTTGTTAAAGCCACCGCAAAAAAAACCAATACCATCTGACTTCGCCATAGAAGACGAAGCCCCCCTCAGCAAAGATGAGTTAAATGCTTTTCTGGAGTATCTTTATAACTTAATCAGAGGACGAATTGAGTTTTTGGAAGAAGCGGAACAGTTATACAAATTGCTGACGGCAGATATTGATTTTAAAGGAGTGTTAAAACAATATACTTTACCCGATGAAACTTTAGAATATACTCAAAATTTAACCAATAGCCGTAAAGATTTTATCCGTCTGCTTCAAAAAAGCCAAAATTATCAAATAGCTTTAAGAGAATGGAAGGCTTATTTATCTTGGCAGGAAAATAGGAATCCGGCTAGAGCAGAAATGGAAAGAAAGTCGGGTTTTGACCTCAAACATGGGATGCACTGCATTAGATTATTACGCAGTGGAGTAGAAATATTGCGTCAAGGTGAAGTGATTGTAGATAGAAGAATAGCTGGTGATGTTGAAGATTTAAGAGCTATTTTGAAGGGTGAGTATTCTTATGAGCAAGTGATGAAAATGGCAGAAGATTTAGTCGCTGAGATGGAGGTTGTCTACGAACAATCTACCCTCCCTCACAAACCTGATTTAGAGGAAATTAATAAGTTGTGTATGGAATTGGTAGAAATGCAGGGATGGCATTAACAGTCAGTGTTTTGAGTGCTTTTAAATATTTTTGAGTAGCGGATGAGTCGCGGTTTAATTCAGGCATCATCAAAAATCTGGGCATTCGCCCTTGGTAGCTTCTGGGTGAACGTAATAGTGAAGTACTGTATTTACATCGTCTCCGATCCAGTAGGCAACTCTGTCAGGGGAGTTACCAGAAGCGATCGCCCAAGTTGCAAAAGTGTGCCTGGTAGCGTAAGGGTTCAAGTAAGGAATTTTTTCCTGATTTGACAACTTTCTCACTACTCCGGTCTGGTTTTTCCCGTCTCGGTTCCAAGCATGGCTTAACGCCGAAACTAGTCATTGAACAGCCTCTTTTTGTTGAGAAGAGACGCGAATCGCCTGATGCTGTTGGCTTCATCGATAGCAGTAGTTCATGTAATTTAGCTCCGGCGCTGCACTGAAATATTCTGCTTTTACCGTTCTTTGTGCCTTTCTCTATCCCCAAAAGGTTTTTTGATCTAGAGATGCTGATCTGTAAGCAATCTCTCGAAATATCTTTCCAGGTAAGAGCAAAGGCTTCACCGTGTCGGCAACCAGTCCAGAAAAGAAACTTTATGAGATTGCTGTAATGACTACATCGCTCGTCAGACTCAAAAGCTCCGATGATCGTATCTCGCTCTTCTCTGGTGAAAGCTCTGCAATCATCGGTGTTATTCTTAATTCTCTTAATTTTTTTGAGGCTCTCAAACGGATTAGCTTTGATGATTCCTTCCTCTAAAGCCCAACGACAACATTGGTCAAATCGGAGTAAATATTTTGAAGCCATAAACTGGCTGGTGTTCTCCATCAGCCAATTTCTGATTTTTGGCGCGTCTAAAAGTGAGCGCGATGGTAGCCGGTCGATAGTTCTGCTTACCACTCTGTAAGTAGAGTAAATTGTGGTTGCTTCTATCTGCCTGGACTGAAATTCTGTAAACATCTTCCATAACTCCCCCAAGTTGCCTTCCCCCAAAAAGTGAAGGCGACTTGGGGGAGTTGCGATCGCACTAGGTCTAAACTGGTATCTCTCCAGAGTGGGGTCAAAGCGCCCTAATGAAATATCGGTTACTATGGCATCCCGACGTAAACGCACAATATCGCGATTACGTTTAAGGTTTTTTAAACCCGTAGATATTTGAAATTGCTTAGGAAAACCTTTAACCCGAAACCGCAGCAAGAGTTTGTCTGACCGTGGATCGGAGCTAATCCACTTATCTTCAGTCATAATTCGTCAGAGTTTGTATGAATATCTTCAAAAGTTAAATAGATTCTGTTGACTTCAATTTATTTCGCTTCTTTCCTTTAGAAATTTCACCGCACCAGCGCATATTTCTAATCTTTTGGTTTCGTCCAACTCATAGTCAGTCATGCTGATGATCAGGTATTGCTGTTCTCTAAAGGTCAAATGAATGTGCCTAATGTGCATATCTGGATAACCAAGCATCCCAGGAATAACCATCTCACGAACTACTAATGATTCTTCAGTGAGCGATTCTTCTCCAGCCGTAAACCCGTGCTTGTTTTCCTTTTCCAAATCGTGATAAGTGAGATAATTCATATCAATTGCAGAGTTAAAAATTATTTGGAATTTTTAAGTTTTTTGAATTTCAGAAAAATTGTCTACAACCCCTAAAATCCTTTTCTGGCAAGATTTATAGCCGTCTACAGCCGAGTTTTTGCAACCAAAAAATTGTAGACGCTGTAAACGAACTCTATAACCTCAAGAGGTGAACTCAAGAGCGATCGCAATAGTATTTAAAATCCCTTGCTATCACTCCTCAATCCACCTGTGAAACCTTGCCTACAGGCTGTAGACGGACTGTAGGCAAGCTGTAGACATTACTTTGACCACCTCCAGCCGAAGCTGCTAAAAAGCGCCGGAATCGTTAGAGATGCTGTGAGGTCAAAAGCCAAGTCCGCCAGATTATCTGGCAGTGTGATCGCGTTCACCCACCCTTTCTTAAATTCCTCCAACCTGTTGGAATGGGGAATCGGGACTGGGGAATAGTGACCCCGGTCGCTGGGAACCTCTACGACTATTTTTTGCTCATCTGCCATACTGCACCTCGATTTTGAGGTAGAAAGGTCGATTGCTCTCCTGTTTGCACAGGGCGACGATCGCAATTACCAGAGCGGCTATGGTGCAAATAAGAATGATTGCTTGATTCACTCCTGCTCCTTCTTTACGATCTCCATGTTCAGGTCAACCATTGCCTGGTATGCGTCGCCGAGTGTTCTCTCTGGCTCATACCCTTTAGAATCTATCTCTTGGTACTCAGGATGATTGTATATTTCGGAAATTTGCAGCGAAACTTCGATAACCAATTCGCTAAGTTTTTTGTTAGTCATTACTGTTACCCCGATCGCTGTACTGCCCGTAGCCGCTTGTATGAGTAAGTCTTTCCGAGATGCAGTTAATTACTGGGTTTTCGCTTACAGGTAGCGGCTTTCCCTCAATGTAAGCGGCTGAGATTTCGGCGCATTCCTCAGCACTTGCACCATTGCCGAGTAGCTGTGCTTCGGGGAACCCTGCGCGGTGAATTTCGTTACTGGGATTTGGCTTTTGAGTCATATAATTTTTGGAGTGTGGTTTCATTGATGTGCCGCATCTGGCGATCGCGTATCTGTGCGGATGGCGATCGCCTTTAAAAATCGGATTTGGTGGCAGTAGTGCTGTTAAAAAGGGTTACAAGCCATATCTGCCAAGTTTTTCGCCTTGTTGCGCTAACTTCGATTGGTTGACGAGTATCAAGGCAAACTGCCCGTCCGTCATTTAGTTTGACGTAAAGGCTTTTCCCGGTTTTTGACCGAGAAAACAATTGACCGGGTTCTAAAGTTCCAAAGCCTACCTGCGTTCTGCCTACTACATATTCAGCTTGGTGAGAATCAAATCCCTCTGAGAGTGGATCGTCTGCCATCTCTTTCCACTCTCGTGGTTTGCCTTTGCGATCGCTCTTGTTCGTGGTCGTTCTGCCGTTAGTAATGGCTCTATCTGTTGTTTGTTGGTCGGTCATAGTCGGTGACGAATGCCTTAATAGTGGGTGATATGTACCTCGATAGTGGGTGACGTGTGCCTCACAAGTGCGTTAATAGTCGCTCAATAAATGGGCTGATTCTGTGGCTCAATGGTTTGTGTTAACTGGCTTTTAGCGTTTTTGGGTGACGTTTTACGGAGATGAGTTCTGTTACATTCATCCTGTCCACTCTTTCCAACGTGATTTATTTGCCGATTGTTTTTGGGATATCCAGGGCACTTTGCTCTGGATTTTTAATGGGAACCGCTAACCCCGCGACGCTACGACTTACGGGTGAATGCAGCTATTAATGAGACGTTCCGAATGGATGAAGGCTACGTATTGTAATACCAATTCTGTATGAAGATGCGCCAAACTACGTCAAACTTATAGATGGGTGCATTTAGTAATTTTGTTATGAGTCGTCCATTCCAAATCGAGATTTCAGAAAGCCTTGAAGAATTGGAGAAAGCTCTCAGACATGCCACACAAGCAAGCAGCAAAGAAAGATTGCAAATGCTTTATTGGCTCAAGAGTGGGCAAGTAAGCAGCAGGCAATCGCTAGCAGAACGTTTAGGCCGTGATGAAGCAACCATAACTCGTTGGGTGAGGAAGTATAAAGACGAAGGACGAAAGGGCTTGCTTGAAGTCAAACATGCACCCGGAAAAGTTCCGAGTATCAGTGGTTCAGACTTAGAAAGCTTGAAACAGCAGTTACAAGAATCATCTGGGTTTCAAAGCTATGGCCAAATTCAACAATGGCTTAAGAGCGAATTAGGACTTTCACTTGCCTACAAAACGGTCTATGAAGTTGTTCACAACCGTTTGGGTGCAAAGTTAAAAGTGCCTCGTCCTCAAAGCACCAAACAACACCCAGAAAGTCTATCTCACTTTAAAAAAAACTTCCTTTAGCATTCAAATTCTTACAGGAGGAATTTGGAGAAGGGAAACGATTGAGGTACTTGTGTCAAGATGAAACACGTTTGGGATTAAAGACAATTGCAGGACGTTTAATCACTGCTAAAGGGGTTAAACCCGTGGGCTTAATTCAATGGCAACGTGAAAATTTTTATTTATACGGAGTTGTGGAACCCCTAAGTGGATACAGCTTTTTCTATGAGTTTCCCTACCTCAATGGTGATTGTTTCCAACACTTTTTGGAGTTACTCTCTGCTGACCTTGGCGATGATATTGCGGTTATCCAGTTCGACCAAGGGGCTTTTCACAAAGCGAAAGCTCTCGATTATCCAGATAACATTATCCCGATTTTTCAACCTCCTCACTCTCCCGAACTTAACCCAATTGAGCGGTTTTGGGAATTTCTCAAATCTAAACTCCAATGGGAAAATTGTAAAACCCTCGCGCAACTACAGCAGAAGTTAACTGATGCCCTTAAAGCAATTACACCTGAGATGATTGCTTCTCTTACTTCTTACGACTTTATCCTTGAAGCCTTATTTAGCGCAGCTTCATAAAGAATTGGTATAAGGTTTACAAGGTCTACAGTCTGAGAATGAAAATCAATCGGCACGGACGCGCCGAAAGTTCTGACTCAGTTAGAGATACAGCTTATTTTCAGTCATGGCTTAGACAATGACCGAGATAGAACTTTATTTGGCGTGTGCCTGTTCAGTGCTTGCCGTATACGTGAGTGTTGTACCCTCTTGACCACAGACATTTACACGCCCAAAGGTTATGAAGAAAACTACTCCAGAGTAATTATTGCTAAATAGGTGCGATTTTTCCTTGTAGCTTCAAAAACTAAGTGTTACTATTTACTAGTAAATCGCATATCTACTATGAACAATAATTCTCAAGGAAATCAAAGTAATCCAAACAATCAACTTATAAGCATTTCTAACACTAATTCTAATACAGGTGGATATGTAACTTTACCTATAGCTTCAGACCAATTTCAAGAATTTATTGTAGCTCTTTTAGGAAGACCACAAACTATTGAGAAAATAATTGCTGGAAGTTTTGAGTTAAATTGGAACGATATACAAAATTTTAATGATTTAATAGACCAAAGGTTAACTCAAAAAAATCAAGCTGTTCTTATTAGTTTTCAATCTAAAATTTATTTTAATGATGATTCATCTATACTATTAAACTCTTTTCAAGAATTGATTACTTATCGGGAAATAAGACCAATTATTCCAACAGCTTTGGATATGAGTTGGGATTATTTAATTCATTTTAATAATAAACAACATCCAGAGAAACAAACTATAGATATACACATACAGACGGCTTATCATGAATTAGTTGGTATAGGTAGAAATAAAAGGAATGAAATAATGTTAGAAAATTATAATATAAATAAAAATTTTATTCAATTATCAATAAAGTATACAGCTAGAACATGGGGAATGGATATGCAATCTCTACTAGCTTCTCAAATAAATTCTCTAATAAAAATAGAAAATAGTCAAAAAAGATTTGTTAATAAACATAGTACATTAATCGGAGCCATTTCTGGTACAAGCTTTTTTCTAGGTTCTATTATAGGAACATATTTAGCTAGTAATGCATTTATAAAAAATAGATTAAATAAAGTAAATTATGATTTAAACAGAATACAAACATTACCAGACAAAATAAATATAATTGCACAATACATAGTAAATGGAGAAACACCAAGATATTACTTGTTAGCAGCTATTTATATATTGCTTTCCTTAATAGCATCTTTTATAATATTTGCAATAGTTTTTGATAAAGCAAATAATGAAAAGAGAAGTTTTATTCTATTAACAGATAAAGCAATTCAAGATAAAGAATCTACTCTGAAAAAAATAGATAAAAAATGGAAAGAGTTTATATTGTCTATTGTGATTAGTTTTATAGTAAATGTTCTATCTAGCTATCTATTTGCTTACATAACACGTTGATACTATTTTTTGTGTATGTCTAGACAGTAGAACTTAAATAAAGTGTAGTTACAATTTGAAAATATTAGTTGTTAAAATACTGTTCTCATAAGCAGAATTCTGATAAGTAGGTACAAAAAATCCCTACCGTCCAGTG
The Nostoc punctiforme PCC 73102 genome window above contains:
- a CDS encoding IS630 family transposase, whose product is MRYLCQDETRLGLKTIAGRLITAKGVKPVGLIQWQRENFYLYGVVEPLSGYSFFYEFPYLNGDCFQHFLELLSADLGDDIAVIQFDQGAFHKAKALDYPDNIIPIFQPPHSPELNPIERFWEFLKSKLQWENCKTLAQLQQKLTDALKAITPEMIASLTSYDFILEALFSAAS